From Planctomicrobium piriforme, a single genomic window includes:
- a CDS encoding Gfo/Idh/MocA family protein produces the protein MPQRQSSGSLSRRTFLQAAGTAAAAFPLVSPAWIKAAEAPSERIRVAFIGTGNQGMLLLRNFLKFDLGDVVAVCDVNQGSYGYKEESHFYGREPAQQLVNEHYTKNRTKGTWKSCQAFTDFRDVLALPDVDAVFLVVPDHWHAAMTLLAAAAGKNIYCEKPASLHVVEGREMVNAVRKHKVLFQVGSHERSNPVSQFICEAVQAGRIGEVKKVITKVGYNNKVGPGPGWKPMPVPSTFDYETWLGPAPEAPYHVDRCLYRFRFNYDYSGGQITNFGAHCNDMAQWALGLDQSGPVEVECLDAKFLPEGSLFNTATETRFRCKYANGLELLCESGPEQVQVRFEGTDGWLQTGYKGTTASSPNLLEGLPQKNGTDGLDPHSRHMRAFVTSVKAGKEPAANVEVGHSSATLCHLANVAIRQFPKTGPGHVLKWDPKAERFSNDDDANAMLDVKWREPWQSVRG, from the coding sequence ATGCCGCAGCGACAGTCGTCAGGCTCTCTTTCACGCCGCACGTTTCTTCAAGCTGCAGGCACTGCGGCGGCGGCGTTTCCGCTCGTGTCGCCCGCCTGGATCAAGGCGGCCGAGGCGCCGAGCGAACGGATACGAGTCGCCTTCATCGGGACAGGCAACCAGGGGATGCTGCTGCTCCGCAACTTCCTCAAGTTCGATCTGGGTGACGTGGTTGCGGTGTGCGATGTGAACCAGGGAAGCTACGGCTATAAGGAAGAGTCGCACTTCTACGGGCGGGAACCGGCTCAGCAACTGGTCAACGAGCATTACACGAAGAACCGTACCAAGGGGACGTGGAAAAGCTGCCAGGCGTTTACCGACTTCCGCGACGTGCTCGCGCTGCCGGATGTCGATGCTGTGTTTCTCGTGGTGCCGGATCACTGGCACGCGGCGATGACGCTGCTCGCCGCCGCCGCTGGAAAGAATATCTACTGCGAAAAGCCGGCTTCGCTGCATGTGGTGGAAGGCCGTGAGATGGTCAACGCCGTCCGCAAGCACAAGGTGCTGTTTCAGGTCGGCTCGCACGAGCGCTCGAACCCCGTCAGCCAGTTCATCTGCGAAGCGGTGCAGGCCGGCAGGATTGGCGAAGTGAAAAAGGTCATCACCAAGGTCGGGTACAACAACAAGGTCGGCCCCGGCCCAGGCTGGAAGCCGATGCCGGTGCCGTCGACGTTCGATTACGAAACCTGGCTCGGACCAGCACCTGAGGCCCCGTATCACGTCGATCGCTGCCTGTACCGTTTTCGCTTTAACTACGATTACTCCGGCGGGCAGATCACCAACTTCGGCGCGCACTGCAATGACATGGCCCAATGGGCGCTGGGACTGGACCAGAGCGGCCCGGTTGAAGTCGAATGTCTCGACGCGAAGTTCCTGCCGGAAGGGAGCCTGTTCAATACGGCGACCGAAACACGATTCCGCTGCAAGTATGCCAACGGCCTCGAACTCCTCTGCGAAAGCGGACCGGAACAAGTTCAGGTGCGGTTCGAAGGGACGGACGGCTGGCTGCAGACCGGGTACAAGGGAACGACGGCGTCATCACCGAATCTGCTGGAAGGCCTGCCGCAGAAGAACGGCACCGACGGCCTCGACCCGCACTCCCGCCACATGCGGGCGTTCGTCACGTCCGTCAAAGCAGGCAAGGAACCGGCCGCCAACGTGGAAGTAGGCCACTCGTCGGCCACGCTCTGCCACCTTGCGAACGTGGCGATCCGCCAATTCCCCAAAACCGGCCCCGGCCACGTCCTGAAATGGGATCCCAAAGCCGAGCGCTTCAGCAACGACGACGATGCCAATGCGATGCTAGACGTGAAATGGCGAGAGCCGTGGCAAAGCGTGCGCGGGTAG
- a CDS encoding SMI1/KNR4 family protein, producing the protein MNEETLSRLSNKLSDSPILRAAALPSPNEVEAAAEEIGIPFPSDYREFLLKFGGAMVGPYPIYGLRPVEVMGWNEWSVVEMTKRSRKNNILGTENWAIVSTDHAGNPIGIDRDGLIWVHDHDFGGVALLVDNFEEYIRVWCWGLAPS; encoded by the coding sequence ATGAACGAAGAAACCCTTTCCCGGTTGTCCAACAAGTTATCGGACTCTCCGATCCTTCGCGCTGCCGCCCTTCCCAGTCCCAATGAAGTTGAGGCTGCTGCAGAGGAAATTGGAATTCCTTTCCCCTCGGACTACCGTGAATTCCTGCTCAAGTTCGGAGGAGCAATGGTCGGTCCGTATCCGATTTACGGACTACGTCCGGTCGAAGTAATGGGTTGGAACGAATGGTCCGTGGTCGAAATGACCAAACGGAGTCGAAAGAACAACATCCTAGGAACAGAGAATTGGGCGATTGTCTCAACAGATCATGCAGGGAACCCTATAGGCATAGATCGTGATGGCTTAATTTGGGTTCACGATCATGACTTCGGCGGCGTCGCTCTATTGGTAGATAATTTTGAAGAATATATTCGAGTGTGGTGCTGGGGTTTGGCTCCGAGCTGA
- a CDS encoding vWA domain-containing protein has product MLNRWKSARAWFPAAFSGLMLANACLAGDVIVRTYQSPEGTLIGSVSLPCELDLHKRDAVDHVVLFDTSASQIGEHRQVATKVLSSFLQRLPSTDRVSILAYDVQVAPLTKDFAAPGAADVESAASLKNRFPAGASNLANALQAAGDQLRGSQNGSILIIGDGMSTAHLFQPEELKSLTGDFRGRHIPVHSFAVGSKTDLRLLGILGEETGGYVMQDEWSKNSLPAEKVGDILATAAGQQVFYPETVRVESQTVELIPQRALPMRSDRETIYLLSGDVSNGTKITVSGQMNQQPANVAYTLPKPQRTEGNTFLAQFWKDGKATDGVAIGLAGDWMVNYAHQTFEDYVAQVSAEGQQALKNGSVKQAEQIGTLLKTIDPANARGDSLVQQSQKVQGPLAQLPGAPGFGPANPDQAIPSIPGSPGAVNPNAAPPIPVPPSNPLMDANPLGGRELPSDSGNIAGYESLVQAKGQKLARQVELQIQEAHTLVDNALGAQAEDLLNRTRSTIKSSTDISPDLRNNLLRLVNNNLNDVRARRAQYDAIAQEQQRLAAEAEVTARLIDFATERDTQLVQMVDRIRALMVEASQGDPLAYEAAEAQARQVLSLYPGSALGVALVFTTEAAGQVDKAARLRALRSDRLLETLYQVELAHVPFPDNPPIRYPPAEVWWALTEMRQKWKSVDLQINSKNEEKIYDALNQITSVEFPANPLADVIQYISQQHGIPILLDKSALEAEGLTGEEEITLVLSGIKLKSALKLMLEDVAGTPLTYVIEDEVMKITTQTNADEKMQTRVYPVADLVIPIRPLAQGGVGGAGGGFGGGMGGGGGMGGGGGGMGGGMGGMGGGGMGGGGFFSIDAEPAKPAQSDAPANSVKKKPVL; this is encoded by the coding sequence ATGTTGAACCGATGGAAGTCTGCTCGTGCCTGGTTTCCGGCTGCCTTCAGCGGGCTCATGCTCGCGAACGCCTGCCTGGCAGGCGATGTCATCGTGCGGACCTATCAGTCTCCGGAAGGGACTCTGATTGGTTCCGTCTCGCTGCCGTGCGAACTCGATCTGCACAAGCGTGATGCCGTCGATCACGTCGTGCTGTTCGACACTTCGGCCAGCCAGATTGGCGAACATCGCCAAGTCGCGACCAAGGTGCTGTCGAGCTTTCTGCAGCGACTTCCTTCGACCGACCGCGTGAGCATTCTGGCTTACGACGTGCAGGTCGCGCCGCTGACCAAAGACTTTGCCGCTCCGGGCGCAGCGGATGTCGAATCTGCCGCCAGCCTGAAGAACCGCTTCCCGGCCGGCGCTTCGAATCTCGCCAATGCTCTGCAGGCCGCCGGCGATCAGTTGCGCGGATCGCAGAACGGCTCGATTCTGATCATCGGCGACGGGATGAGCACCGCTCACCTGTTCCAGCCGGAAGAACTGAAGTCGCTGACAGGCGATTTCCGCGGGCGTCACATTCCGGTTCACAGCTTTGCCGTCGGTTCGAAGACCGACCTGCGACTGCTGGGCATCCTCGGCGAGGAAACCGGCGGTTATGTGATGCAGGATGAATGGTCGAAGAATTCGCTGCCTGCCGAAAAGGTCGGTGACATTCTCGCCACCGCCGCTGGTCAGCAGGTCTTCTATCCTGAGACCGTCCGCGTCGAATCGCAGACGGTCGAACTGATCCCGCAGCGGGCACTGCCGATGCGGTCGGATCGCGAAACCATTTATCTGCTCTCCGGCGACGTCTCGAACGGGACCAAGATCACCGTGTCGGGCCAGATGAATCAGCAGCCCGCAAACGTGGCTTACACACTGCCGAAACCGCAGCGGACGGAAGGCAATACCTTCCTGGCGCAGTTCTGGAAAGACGGTAAGGCGACGGACGGCGTGGCGATCGGTCTCGCCGGCGACTGGATGGTCAACTACGCCCATCAGACCTTCGAAGACTATGTGGCTCAGGTTTCTGCCGAAGGCCAGCAAGCTCTCAAGAATGGTTCCGTCAAGCAGGCCGAACAGATTGGCACGCTGCTCAAGACAATCGATCCGGCGAATGCCCGCGGCGATTCGCTGGTGCAGCAGTCTCAGAAGGTTCAGGGCCCGCTGGCTCAATTGCCAGGTGCTCCGGGATTTGGCCCGGCAAATCCAGATCAAGCGATTCCCTCGATTCCCGGTTCCCCCGGTGCAGTCAATCCGAATGCCGCTCCTCCGATTCCGGTGCCTCCCTCAAATCCGTTGATGGACGCCAACCCGCTCGGCGGTCGCGAACTGCCGTCTGACTCAGGCAACATTGCTGGCTACGAATCGCTGGTGCAGGCGAAAGGTCAGAAGCTTGCCCGTCAGGTCGAACTGCAGATTCAAGAAGCGCATACGCTCGTCGACAACGCACTCGGTGCTCAGGCCGAAGACCTGCTCAACCGCACTCGTTCGACGATCAAGTCCTCCACGGATATCTCACCTGACCTCCGCAATAACCTGCTGCGGCTGGTGAACAACAACCTCAACGACGTACGGGCTCGCCGGGCTCAATACGATGCGATTGCCCAGGAACAGCAGCGTCTGGCTGCTGAAGCAGAAGTCACGGCTCGACTCATCGACTTCGCGACTGAACGCGATACGCAACTGGTACAGATGGTCGACCGGATCCGTGCGTTGATGGTGGAAGCGTCTCAAGGCGATCCGTTGGCCTACGAAGCGGCCGAAGCCCAGGCTCGCCAGGTGCTCAGCCTGTATCCTGGATCGGCCCTCGGGGTGGCTCTCGTCTTCACGACGGAAGCCGCCGGTCAGGTGGACAAGGCCGCACGGTTGCGTGCCCTGCGTTCAGACCGTTTGCTCGAAACTCTCTATCAGGTCGAATTGGCGCATGTGCCGTTCCCGGACAACCCGCCGATTCGTTACCCGCCCGCAGAAGTGTGGTGGGCTCTGACCGAGATGCGCCAGAAGTGGAAATCGGTCGACTTGCAGATCAACAGCAAGAACGAAGAGAAGATTTACGACGCACTCAACCAGATCACCAGTGTTGAGTTCCCGGCAAACCCGCTTGCCGACGTGATTCAGTACATTTCTCAGCAGCACGGGATTCCCATTCTGCTGGACAAGAGTGCGCTGGAAGCAGAAGGCTTGACGGGTGAAGAAGAAATCACGCTGGTGCTCTCCGGAATCAAACTGAAGAGCGCCTTGAAGCTCATGCTCGAAGACGTGGCCGGCACTCCGCTGACCTATGTTATCGAAGATGAAGTGATGAAGATCACCACGCAGACTAATGCTGACGAGAAGATGCAGACTCGCGTCTATCCCGTGGCCGACCTCGTGATTCCGATTCGTCCGCTCGCCCAGGGCGGCGTCGGCGGGGCCGGCGGGGGCTTCGGCGGCGGTATGGGCGGCGGCGGCGGCATGGGTGGCGGCGGCGGCGGCATGGGCGGCGGCATGGGTGGGATGGGCGGCGGCGGGATGGGCGGCGGCGGCTTCTTCAGCATCGATGCTGAACCAGCCAAACCGGCTCAGTCCGATGCCCCGGCCAATTCCGTCAAAAAAAAACCGGTCCTGTAA